TTGCGCCTCGAATCCGAGCCTTCCGGCGCCTCCGTCCTCGTGGACGGCGTTCACGTCGGGATCACTCCGCTCGTTCTCCATCGCGACGAGCTTTCCCGCGAGATCGTCCAGATCGATTTCGAGCTTCGGGGATACCTGCCCGCCCGCCGCACCGTCACGCTCGGGCCGGCGCGCCAGGATCTCAAGGTGGAGCTCGAACCGCAGACGGGCTCCTTCCGCGTCCAGGGCGCGGTTCCCCGGGCGACGCTGCACCTGTTCGCCCTGCCGCCGGAGATCCGCGCGCCGCGGGCGGTGGCGTCGCTCTGGAGCCTCGACCCGCGGTCCCTGGTCCGGGCGCTCGACGCCCTGCCGCCGGAGGATCTCCCCTTCGTGGCGGAGCGTCTTCGCGAGCTGACCGCCCGTCCGGAGGAAGAGATCCGCTCCCGCGCCGCCCGTCTGGCGGCCGCCGCCGCCGAGCGACCGGCGGCCCCGCCCGTGCGCCCCGAGCGCACCCTGGCGGCCGACGCCCTCGGCAACGCGCGGATCGAAGACGCCCGCGTGATTCGGCGCTACCGGATCCTCGCCACCGCCCCGGAGGCCGCTGACGCCGTGACCGAGGATCTCGAGCCGCTTCTGCGGCAGGAGCTGGTCGTGCCCCTGGCGATGACCCGGCTGGCGTCCGTGTCGGTCGCCACGCGGCCGGCCCTCGGGCGCTTCCGGGCGGAGATCCCCGGAGGGGAAGCCGCGGACGTCGTCCCCGGCGGTCCCCCGGTGCGCGTCCCCGCGGGCCCGGTGACGCTCCGCTACCTGCCGCCGGGAGGAGATCCGCTGCTTCGGGAGTTCTCGCTGGCCGCTTCTCCCGAAAACGGCCGCTACGAGCTTTCCGGCAACATCTACGCCCTCTGCGCCCGCGCGGCGGAGCAGTCCGGCGACCTTGAAGCGGCCGTGCGGGGATACACGAAGGCCCTCGAGGAAACCGCCTTCCCCGCTTCGGAAGAGGGCGAGCGGCGTCGCCTGGCCGAACGCGTCCAGACGCTGGTGCGCTCCTCGGTCGAAGCGCTGCCCCGCGACGCCGTGGAGGGCGATCTCCGGGAGCGCCTGTCCGAAGCTTCGCGCCGCCCGCCCCAGGAGGCGGTCCGGCTGCTTTCGGAGGCGTACGCCTCGCGCCGGGCGGACGCGGCGGTTCGAGGAGACGCGGCGCGGGCGCTGGCGGCGGCC
This region of Planctomycetota bacterium genomic DNA includes:
- a CDS encoding PEGA domain-containing protein codes for the protein LRLESEPSGASVLVDGVHVGITPLVLHRDELSREIVQIDFELRGYLPARRTVTLGPARQDLKVELEPQTGSFRVQGAVPRATLHLFALPPEIRAPRAVASLWSLDPRSLVRALDALPPEDLPFVAERLRELTARPEEEIRSRAARLAAAAAERPAAPPVRPERTLAADALGNARIEDARVIRRYRILATAPEAADAVTEDLEPLLRQELVVPLAMTRLASVSVATRPALGRFRAEIPGGEAADVVPGGPPVRVPAGPVTLRYLPPGGDPLLREFSLAASPENGRYELSGNIYALCARAAEQSGDLEAAVRGYTKALEETAFPASEEGERRRLAERVQTLVRSSVEALPRDAVEGDLRERLSEASRRPPQEAVRLLSEAYASRRADAAVRGDAARALAAASARLRRPYEAMEWLERCAREGVDPGAAVESAVAAAIRGFPGLAERFSAVSRKIAELREVAARKPPPPPPPPPVRPAAPPRLGVIQRVHPEYGVFVRLEPEAAVAPGDVLEVVREGEPVGELTVQTLTKADATYPHGCAVCRLGKGNYQKGDEVRKK